A window of Ignavibacterium sp. contains these coding sequences:
- a CDS encoding nuclease-related domain-containing DEAD/DEAH box helicase: MARVIPETAFNDPEIRPGEKRLLRALYQNLDDSCIVWYQPKIDADRRPDLIIYIPEIGLVLVEVKDWPLSIVKSATPDYWEIIINGKIERHNNPLKRVKSYFYNLLDNLKKDNSFLTIDGPHKGNVKLPIATCVSFPNITRAEYLSSDFSKTIDVKYILFKDEIADIGNNLVGKTLIDRIKKIFDPWWKNDELNSEEMDKLRGILYPEITAKQKDKGGNVKEIILDETQEQVAKKLGEGHRIIRGVAGSGKSLVLCAKIRMLLKEKPNWQILLTCYNISLASQLRYYLYSFNDEGDVANEDYRKVIQSKVKIIHFHGLAKEIIPQGGWPLVDKEQLLTTARFANLEDHEIEAELDEMYSSLLGAKLQQLAATTKLPLYDAIVVDESQDFHPSWLKALMIMLKRTTNFLLLAEDPNQKIYPRTFTYKDTGINVVGGGRIFNLPISYRSTREIVITASKLVRTSDWDDFYKKFLEENDELPKTETQKNGRLPEIIIKNDYMETCQFIASDILYKVSNQGFSFNDFGVLYTIKKTEVIDYITPLCAVLAENKIPFFWLSEDKDSKTRYDQFRREVTISTVFSAKGLEFETVYFVGVEIYPWIKRNRRENASLLYVGMTRAKSELYMCSLMETEITRQLKTIIDEFSSASI, translated from the coding sequence ATGGCTCGCGTCATTCCAGAAACCGCATTTAACGATCCTGAAATTAGACCAGGAGAGAAAAGATTATTAAGAGCACTTTATCAGAATCTCGATGATTCTTGTATTGTTTGGTACCAACCTAAAATTGATGCAGATCGACGACCTGATTTAATTATTTATATACCTGAAATAGGTCTAGTTTTAGTAGAAGTAAAAGATTGGCCATTATCTATTGTTAAAAGTGCGACACCAGACTATTGGGAAATTATTATAAATGGAAAAATTGAAAGACATAACAATCCCTTAAAAAGAGTAAAATCTTATTTTTATAATCTTTTAGATAATCTTAAAAAAGATAATTCATTCCTCACAATCGATGGTCCTCATAAAGGAAATGTAAAACTGCCAATTGCCACTTGTGTCAGTTTTCCAAACATCACTAGAGCAGAATATCTAAGTAGTGACTTTTCAAAAACTATTGATGTAAAATATATTCTTTTTAAAGATGAGATTGCCGATATTGGTAATAATTTGGTTGGTAAAACGTTAATTGACAGAATAAAGAAAATTTTTGATCCATGGTGGAAGAATGATGAATTGAATTCAGAAGAGATGGATAAATTACGCGGTATTCTTTATCCCGAAATTACAGCAAAACAAAAAGATAAAGGGGGAAATGTTAAAGAAATTATATTAGATGAAACTCAAGAACAGGTAGCAAAAAAATTAGGTGAGGGTCATAGAATAATTAGAGGAGTAGCTGGAAGTGGAAAGTCTCTCGTGCTATGTGCAAAAATTAGAATGTTACTGAAAGAAAAACCTAATTGGCAAATACTTCTAACTTGTTACAATATAAGCTTGGCGAGTCAGCTAAGGTATTATCTGTATAGTTTCAATGATGAAGGCGATGTGGCGAATGAAGATTATCGGAAGGTAATTCAATCCAAAGTGAAAATTATTCACTTCCATGGATTAGCCAAGGAAATAATTCCGCAGGGAGGTTGGCCACTTGTAGATAAGGAGCAATTACTTACGACGGCAAGGTTTGCAAATCTAGAAGATCATGAAATAGAAGCTGAATTAGATGAAATGTATAGTTCTTTACTCGGAGCTAAACTGCAACAACTAGCTGCTACCACAAAGCTACCATTATACGATGCTATTGTGGTAGACGAAAGCCAGGATTTCCATCCTTCATGGCTGAAAGCTTTGATGATAATGCTTAAACGTACAACAAATTTTTTATTACTCGCTGAAGATCCGAATCAGAAAATTTACCCTCGTACTTTTACATATAAAGATACAGGTATAAATGTGGTCGGTGGTGGCAGAATATTTAATCTTCCAATTTCCTACAGAAGCACAAGAGAGATTGTAATCACTGCCTCTAAATTAGTTCGAACCTCTGATTGGGATGATTTTTATAAAAAATTTTTAGAAGAGAATGATGAACTTCCTAAAACTGAAACTCAAAAAAATGGAAGACTACCTGAGATAATTATTAAAAATGATTATATGGAAACTTGTCAATTTATTGCTTCCGATATATTATATAAGGTATCTAATCAAGGCTTTTCATTTAACGATTTTGGTGTATTGTATACTATAAAGAAGACAGAGGTTATTGATTATATAACTCCGCTTTGTGCAGTATTGGCTGAAAATAAAATTCCATTTTTTTGGTTATCTGAGGACAAGGATTCAAAAACAAGATATGATCAGTTTCGAAGAGAAGTTACAATCAGTACTGTATTCTCTGCTAAAGGGTTAGAGTTTGAAACAGTTTATTTTGTTGGCGTTGAAATTTATCCTTGGATTAAGCGAAACAGAAGAGAAAATGCATCCTTGTTATATGTTGGTATGACGAGAGCGAAATCTGAACTTTATATGTGTTCTTTAATGGAAACAGAAATTACAAGACAGTTAAAAACTATCATAGATGAATTTTCTTCTGCAAGTATTTAA
- a CDS encoding helicase-related protein translates to MEIKPGTIIKGIQWPEPIEVKFCEKVGEFYHIVGSTTTSNQHIDQLIPEYEISILTTEDFFNEEPWKVFLALESIRYRFASLYDPLLAMNTSKVDPLPHQIEAVYGYVLKLPRIRFLIADDPGAGKTIMAGLIIKELKLRNIIKRVLIVTPGHLKDQWRRELKERFEEKFIVVDRNILDAHYGENTWNREQQIITSIDFAKQEDILRSISSSHFDLVIVDEAHKMSAYKYGDKLNKTIRYRLGEVLSKISNHLLFLTATPHKGDPDNFRLFLDLLEPGFFSSNEMLMQSLQNKDNPLFIRRLKEDLKDFDGKPIFLPRNVETIAFDLGSQSKKEKNLYNELSKYVETQYNKALNKDKKRNVAFALVILQRRLASSTFALLKSLERRREKLKALLDGTKERGLPNSDFDWDEIEDLSEEERWKEEEIWETLSLADNKEELENEIRTIERLINLAIDIIQNEEEIKIKQLKSSLEKLYSLNQPKSQKKILVFTESRDTLEYLYKKIKSWDYKTNVIHGGMKLDERIKAEKIFKNETDVLVATEAAGEGINLQFCNLMINYDIPWNPNRLEQRMGRIHRYGQQREVFIYNLVANDTREGKVLLRLFEKLNEIKEAFGNDKVFDVLGEVLQRTNLSQLLIDAAANSRSVEDILREIDIIVDKDYLNQIKESLGESLATRFIDYTRIKEMADLAREQRLIPEYTESFFKKAFNKAGGKFREIKSGFLAIDSIPLELKQIAERDSVYRAYGELLKKYPKVTFDKEIAFKNSDAEFVTFGHPLFESLLIWVEENFISSLLNGSVFYDPDGNLDGYILFYEGEIKDGTGSVAGKRLFAFYINNDSVTEIPPSIIWDLSETSEPNILIGKEQKINFTSSEIIESNKNLVSNYCINSLTNYKSELLKERTRQAEIKEKYGIKSLDNLIVKLDGELIELYTRKEKGELVDLPIRNKEEQKKQYEKAKEDLIRLIAQEKSLTMSMPKFKGIIKVLPAMNVLPSMKSDIEVEKIGMEFVMNYELSNGRTPTDVSKENLGFDIRSINQDGSVRYIEVKARAGIGDIALTQNEWFKAKRFKDDYYLYAVLNTSTTPGLYIIQNPAEKLNADEKIEVVRYVVSFEQLQSKTTH, encoded by the coding sequence ATGGAAATAAAACCAGGCACTATAATTAAGGGTATTCAATGGCCTGAACCAATTGAAGTTAAATTCTGTGAAAAAGTTGGCGAATTTTATCACATAGTTGGCTCTACAACTACAAGTAACCAACACATCGACCAGTTAATTCCCGAATACGAAATCTCGATATTAACCACTGAAGATTTTTTTAATGAAGAGCCTTGGAAAGTATTTCTCGCTCTCGAAAGTATTAGATATAGATTCGCTTCTTTGTATGATCCTCTATTAGCAATGAATACTTCCAAAGTTGACCCTTTACCTCATCAAATTGAAGCGGTTTATGGATATGTACTAAAACTTCCCCGGATTAGATTTTTAATTGCTGATGACCCTGGTGCAGGTAAAACCATAATGGCAGGATTGATTATTAAAGAATTGAAACTCAGAAACATTATTAAAAGAGTTCTTATTGTTACACCCGGTCATTTAAAAGATCAATGGAGAAGAGAACTAAAAGAAAGATTTGAGGAAAAATTTATTGTTGTTGATAGAAATATTCTTGATGCGCATTATGGCGAAAATACTTGGAATCGTGAACAACAAATAATAACTTCAATTGATTTTGCTAAGCAAGAAGATATACTCAGGTCAATTTCCTCAAGTCATTTTGATCTTGTTATAGTTGACGAAGCTCATAAGATGAGCGCATATAAATATGGTGATAAACTCAATAAAACTATCAGATACAGATTGGGTGAGGTATTATCTAAAATATCAAATCATCTTCTTTTTTTGACTGCAACACCGCATAAAGGCGACCCGGATAATTTCAGGTTATTCCTCGACTTACTTGAACCAGGTTTCTTTTCCTCAAATGAGATGTTAATGCAGTCATTACAAAATAAAGACAATCCGCTATTCATAAGAAGATTAAAAGAAGATTTAAAAGATTTTGATGGCAAACCGATTTTCTTGCCGAGAAATGTTGAAACAATCGCATTCGATTTAGGTTCTCAATCAAAAAAGGAGAAAAATTTATATAATGAACTTTCGAAATATGTTGAGACCCAGTATAACAAAGCGCTTAATAAAGATAAAAAAAGAAATGTTGCCTTTGCATTAGTTATTTTACAGCGAAGACTCGCTTCAAGTACTTTCGCTTTGCTTAAATCTCTCGAAAGAAGAAGAGAAAAACTAAAAGCTTTATTAGACGGCACAAAAGAAAGAGGTCTGCCAAATTCAGATTTTGATTGGGACGAGATTGAAGACCTTTCTGAAGAAGAACGCTGGAAGGAAGAAGAAATTTGGGAAACTTTAAGTCTTGCAGATAACAAAGAAGAATTGGAAAACGAAATTCGAACGATAGAACGATTGATTAACCTTGCAATAGATATTATTCAAAACGAAGAAGAAATTAAAATTAAACAGCTAAAAAGCTCTTTAGAAAAATTATATTCATTAAACCAGCCAAAGAGTCAAAAGAAAATTCTTGTTTTTACTGAATCTAGAGATACTCTGGAATATCTTTATAAAAAAATTAAGAGCTGGGATTACAAAACAAATGTCATCCACGGCGGAATGAAACTCGATGAAAGAATTAAAGCTGAAAAAATATTTAAAAATGAAACTGATGTCCTCGTAGCAACAGAAGCTGCTGGCGAAGGTATTAATCTTCAGTTCTGTAATCTAATGATAAATTATGATATTCCCTGGAATCCTAATCGACTCGAACAACGAATGGGTCGTATCCATCGTTATGGTCAACAAAGAGAAGTTTTTATTTATAACTTAGTTGCAAATGATACTCGTGAAGGTAAAGTTTTACTTAGACTATTTGAAAAATTGAATGAAATAAAAGAAGCATTCGGAAACGATAAAGTTTTTGATGTCCTGGGAGAGGTTTTGCAAAGAACCAATCTTTCTCAACTCTTAATTGATGCCGCAGCAAACTCAAGAAGCGTGGAAGATATTCTCAGAGAAATTGATATAATAGTTGATAAAGATTACTTAAATCAAATAAAAGAATCTTTAGGCGAGAGTCTTGCAACAAGATTTATTGATTATACTCGAATTAAAGAAATGGCCGATTTAGCCCGTGAGCAACGTTTAATTCCTGAATATACCGAGAGTTTCTTCAAAAAAGCTTTTAATAAAGCTGGCGGAAAATTCAGAGAAATTAAATCAGGTTTTTTAGCCATTGATTCTATTCCATTAGAGTTAAAACAAATAGCAGAGAGAGATTCAGTTTATAGAGCTTATGGTGAATTATTAAAAAAATATCCCAAAGTTACTTTTGATAAAGAGATAGCGTTCAAAAATTCAGACGCAGAGTTTGTTACATTTGGACATCCGTTATTTGAATCTTTGTTGATTTGGGTAGAAGAAAATTTCATTAGTTCTTTATTGAATGGATCGGTGTTTTATGACCCAGATGGAAATCTTGACGGTTACATTTTATTTTATGAAGGTGAAATAAAAGATGGCACTGGCTCAGTCGCAGGTAAAAGATTATTCGCATTTTATATTAACAATGATTCTGTAACTGAGATTCCTCCATCAATTATTTGGGACCTTTCAGAAACTTCTGAACCAAATATATTAATTGGAAAAGAACAAAAAATTAACTTTACATCATCGGAAATAATTGAATCAAATAAAAATTTAGTATCAAATTACTGCATAAATTCTTTAACAAATTACAAATCAGAATTATTGAAGGAAAGAACAAGACAGGCAGAGATAAAAGAAAAATATGGAATTAAATCCCTTGATAATCTTATCGTAAAATTGGATGGTGAATTAATTGAGCTTTATACAAGGAAAGAAAAAGGCGAGCTTGTTGATTTACCTATACGAAATAAAGAAGAGCAAAAGAAACAATATGAAAAAGCCAAAGAGGATTTAATTAGACTTATTGCACAGGAAAAAAGTCTCACTATGTCAATGCCTAAATTCAAAGGAATAATAAAAGTTCTTCCCGCAATGAATGTTTTGCCCTCGATGAAATCTGATATAGAAGTTGAAAAAATTGGAATGGAGTTCGTAATGAATTATGAATTGAGTAATGGCAGAACTCCAACAGATGTAAGCAAAGAAAATCTTGGCTTTGATATTCGTTCTATCAATCAGGATGGCTCTGTAAGGTATATTGAAGTTAAAGCTCGAGCCGGTATTGGTGATATTGCTCTTACCCAAAATGAATGGTTCAAAGCTAAAAGGTT